The genomic window gattctcctgcctcagcctccgaagtagctggaattacaggtgcttgccaccatgccaggctgacttttttttttttgaattttcagtagagagggtttcaccgtgttggacaggctggtcttgaactcctgacctcaggtaacccgcctacctcagcctcccaaagtgctgggattacaggcgtgagccaccatgcccagcctatttattaaTTATTGAACAGCCCTAGGTATAATGTTGTTAGCTCTgctgattttaaaaacacatatagtttaaaataatttcctcacTATAAAGCAATCATGCACACTGGAGTATTAAATGTTAACAGAATTATTATTTACCATGTATTTCCACATATATAAATGGGAATATTCCAATAGCATTACTTTCTGTAATGATCATGTAATAACAGTTGGAAAATACCCGTATAACAAATTGGAATCTCTTTGTTCAACTGTATGTATCAGAATATCCTTAAATTTTAGTATTTCATcccaataaagaaaaagatttgcTCTACTATAACACCAAAAGATTAGATAGTAGGTTTCTTCCCAAAATAATGTCCTTCTAATGTTTAAGTGCTTAAATATGAAACTTGGGgaaattctattaatttttttttctgattaatgcatttcttttttttatttttctaggaagTCCAATGTaatttcactgaaaaaaattattccttgatTCCAGCAGATATCAAGAAAGATGTTACTATACTTGATCTCAGTTATAACCAAATTACTCTTAATGGTACAGACACAAGAGTTCTACAGACATACTTTTTACTCACAGAGCTCTATTTGATTGAGAACAATGTTACTATCTTACATAATAACGGTTTTGGTAAACTCTCCAgtctagaaattttaaatatctgtagaAACTCCATCTATGCAATTCAACAGGGTGCATTTTTAGGCTTAAATAAACTAAAACAGTTATATCTCtgccaaaacaaaatagaacaactGAATGCTGATGTATTTGTGCCTCTAAGAAACCTAAAACTTCTGAATCTGCAAGGCAATTTGATTAGCTATTTGGATGTACCGCCACTATTTCATCTGGAATTAATAACTTTATATGGAAACCTATGGAACTGCTCTTGCAGTCTATCTAATTTGCAGAACTGGTTGAACACATCAAATGTGACATTAGGTAAGCTATCATAATTAAGCAAAACCAAAATGTGATTAACTCAATGTTCCACCACAGAAAAATCTCTCATatcatgttttaaagaaaaggaagcagccaggtgcagtggctcatgcctgtaatcccatcactttgggaggccaaggcaggcggatcacctgaggtcaggagtttgagaccagcctggccaacatggtgaaaccccatctctactaaaaatacaaaaattagccaggtgtgatggcacatgcctgtagtaccaggtactcgggaggctgaggtgggagaatcgcttgaacctgggaggcagacgttacagtgagccaagatcgtgccactgcactccagcctgggcaacagagtgagactctgtctcaaaaaaaaaaaaaaaaaaaaaaaaaaaaggaggaaaggaaacaatTTCTGTTTAAGCAAAACAGGAAGAAACACTAAAAAGTAACAGCTGCATAGATGCTCTCCTTCCCCATTACCAgggggaaaaattaagaaaatttttttttttgagacagagttttgttattgttacccaggctggaatgcattggcatgatctcagctcaccacaacctccgcctcccaggttcaagcgattctcctgcctcagcctcccaagtagctgggattacagtcatgagccaccacgcctggctaattttttgtatttttagtagagatggggttcctccatgtttgtcaggctggtctcaaactcccgacctcaggtgatccacccgccttggcctcccaaagtgctgggattacaggcatgagcctccgcgcccggccagaaatgtAAATGTTCTATACATGTGAGATGATAATGTCATTTCATGTATTGTTAGCAAAGTCAATATGtaagactaattttttaaaagtgcttcCTAGACTGAGTGAAAACAAGTGACCTATTTTAACTGCAAACCATACTGTGCCTGAGATCCAGATTTAACCATGTAAccacaatattaataataaaatctacACTAATACAGATAAACTAAATAATAAAGATACTGCATTTAagccatatttataaaataataaacagaaatgtgCATCATTCTTTGTGTTGCTTGACAAATACAACAGGAATTTCTTATAATGCCTTTAAGGATGACAGATATGTCAAAAATTCtagataaaacaattataaaatgttgttaactattatttttctctatactAAATCTTATTCTTTCTGATTTACTAGAAAATGAGAACATCACCATGTGTAGCTACCCCAACAGCCTGAAGAGCTACAATATCAAAACAGTACCTCATAAGGCTGAATGCCACTCAAAATTTCCTTTACCAGTAACTGAAGATCTTTATATTCATTTTCAGCCCATCAGCAATTCAACATTTAATAGCTCTTCGAAAAATTTAACAAGAAATTCAGGTAATATACTGGTTCTGAATATTAACACTGCTGAATGTATCATACTAAATAAACTGAGGtagttatctttattttaaatttctataaaaaatgtaaaagaaagattCCTCATCTCAACTAAAGATTTACAAAATATTGGTCTTCCAAACTAGGCTCTGCTAGTTACAAGCCAAATGCCATCgtgcaaattatttaacttctccgAGCCTTTGTTTTAAGTAGTCTAGTCACAAATCTTAACGAATATAAATCAATAATGGTCTTAGGTAAAAGGGTAACGAAATTGCAAAGACAGCTATTTTGAAAAAAGAGAATTCATCCACCACACAAAATCTGTCTAAAGAAAACTACaatgtatgtttctttttaatacCAATATTGAGGAGAATTAGGATatataattatgattattttgcCAACTTAacaaattttctttctctctcctctctcggTATTCCATTAAAGAACATGAACCTCTTGGAAAAAGTTGGGCTTTTCTTGTTGGTGTTGTTGTCACTGTACTGACGACTTCACTTCTCATTTTTATTGCTATCAAATGCCCAATATGGTACAATATTCTGCTTAGTTATAATCATCGTCGACTGGAAGAGCATGAAGCAGAAACCTATGAAGATGGTTTTACTGGAAATCCAAGCTCTCTTTCACAGATACCAGAAACAAACTCTGAAGAAACTACAGTAATATTTGAACAATTACATTCATTTGTGGTAGATGATGATGGATTTATTGAAGACAAATATATAGATATCCACGaattatgtgaagaaaattaatttctttcaaaGTTTGCTTTTTAAAGCAAAGTTATCAGCTCACTCACAGTTTAGATATGGGGATTTTGCTATGTGACATACCAAAATACAGCTGGCAGGCATTCATATTAATGACAACATACATGAATATCATAAAATTATGTTGTTTGCATTGTATTGAGCAAGCAGGTCCAAACACAATAACTGACACTCCTTGGTAGCTGACAGTTACATCGTCTACAATACCAGCACTACTATTCCTAGCAGTGCTTGGGTGACCATATGGACTACTAAAATGGTCTAAATTATTCATGAATTAAAATGAATGGATTCTCATATTAACACAGATATTTGACATAATATGTATTAAGTTATACTAATGTTTCAatcagtaaagaaataaaagtttagaatttattaatatatgGAAGTCAAAGTGAGGAACAGAGATAGCTTAAATAATACACTAAGATTGATTTTATGCTCACAGAATAAATTCATagagttggaaaatatttttttgaaatgcttCCTGAAACAGCACAATAAATTTCCTTAAAATTTCATAGCAATTTAAAGCACAAGCACAACGTTCAGGCATAATCCCTAATAAGTCACTATTGATTCCGGTTATAAAGAAAGGCTGTCACCATAATGCAGGATCACTACAGTTTAATGTCATAGTGGCTTCCGAAGTGGGCATCACAATTATCTAtaaatcttgttttaaaaatacgtATTTCTACCTCTCTCTGGGAGATTTTTATTCAAATTGGTCTATGCTGACACTAAGGAATCTTCATGTGGTCCATGGACAGCTATTTCTATCTATTCAGTAGATAGAGCAATGTTTCCcaaattctttttctagaatactAATTTCCAGAGAGACATTCCCAAGTATTTACAGGAGAAGAAAGAGGTACATGGTCAAATTACCATAGGAAAAACTAGTAGTTTAAACAAGGTGAAacaagattctttttctttttctttttttttttttttttgagacaaagtctcgcactgtcgcccaggctggactgcagtggcgcagtctcagatcactgcaacctctgcctcctgggttcaagcaattcttctgactcagcctcccgagtagctgggaggacaggtgcacaccaccatgcccggctaatttctgtatttttagtagagacaggctttcaccatgttggccaggctggtctcaaacgcctgacctcatgatccacccgcctcggcctcccacagtgctgggattataggcgtggaccaccgtgcctggccaagattctTTACAATAGGATTTATGCAAAACTTTACTAAGCTAAGCTGCTCTCTGATTATTCAAGAGCAAAGTATTAAAAATTTCTCAAACTTACTTGACAACAAAACTCATTCTTTGAGTTACATCTACTAAGAGCTCGTAGTTCCATAACATTCCAAAGAACGtagtttgggaaacactggccTATAGGCTGTAATAGGAAGGgtctaaagaaaattatttgccaAGTCCTTATAATCAATTTGCTACAATcacaatttaataatttatcaaTGCAAACAGTACATTAAAAACTGTAGCACAATCTATAATTTTTACCTTCATATGCAGAGAAATTAAGAATTTACATCTTTTACAAATATCTCTGAAACACTGAACTATATTGATGGGTGAAATAATATTTCTGGTATTTACTTCATTATAacacatggaatggaacagtggCTACAGGTATGGATGGAGCAAGGTCAAATATGAGCTGATGGAGCTGGGAGCTAAATAAGGGTATAATATGCTACTTCTGTGTATGTTGTGTATGGTATACTATGCTATTTCTGTGTATGTTCAAATtgtttatgtatataataaagttttaaaaatttgtatgtaCTTGACAATTTCTTAGAAAAAagagactaaaataaaatagatctaTGTCATAATCTATAGAATAgtcattttaaaagttacataatTAGTAAATTCAATACAAATGTctactgagagaaaataaaaactaggaTGATATACCTGTAAAATAGAAGAACTTActaatttataatacatatttgcTTGTGTTTACAGACACGTTTTCAACAAAGGATATAAGTATATTATGGCTAATGTTTCTTTACATATCAATTATACTTTGTTTTAAACCTTAATTATAAGAATGAGATGATTATaggaacataaaatatctttttctaaacAATGTATCATTCTGCTAAATTATTTCCTAATTATAAGatgcaaatattaatatttgagaaatgtagcaaaatgaaatataatcGCAAATGAGCAAAGACTACACTTAAGCTTTTATATTCAAGGGCCTCTATTGAATATggggtattcaataaatatctgactacacaaagaaaaataaatgggtataaaattataattacatatatttttacagGACAACTGATCTTGACTAATACTAACTAGAAAGTGCAGGATTAGAAGAGAATCATTAGTTCAAGCAAGACTGTGAAACTGAATTAAAGCCAGGTGTCTTACATATTGTTGTAGTAATCTATTGAGGCTGTTTATTATAACCAACTTTTTATAGAAGAGTTTTCCATAATAAACCAGATGGTCAGACCACACTAAATGGTTGTAttgaaagagaagagaatgaaaacaGAAGCTTTTTACACCTGCCTTCTCGAGGTATGGCATTTCTTGGTCACTCTGAATGTGTAGAGTCAAGATAGATCTTTGTGTTATTGAGATGTTGGCCATCTGGTTAACACAAGACATAAATCTATTCTACTGCTGTATAGAAAAGTAACCTtcataacaataattttttttttttttttttttttgagacgaagtctcgccctgtcatccaggctggagtgtagtggtgcagtctcagcttactgaaccctctgcctccttggttcaagtgatttgcatgcctcagcctcccgagtagctgggattacaggcacctgccacctcacccagctagtttttatatttttagtagagacagggtttcgccatgttggccaggctggtcttgaactcctgacctcaggtgatccacccacttcagcctccaaaagtgctgggattacaggcatgagccactgcacctggacaatttttgttcttaatttcaaTTTCTGCCTAAAACAGACAAGAGAACCAATTTCACTCAGCCTCAATTACAAATTACAGACAGAGTTTTTAAATGGTTTGGATGTATCTTCAGGACAAATTACcatatttgaagattttccttAATCAAAAAAACCAAATAGATGTAAAAATCTATGACATTCTTAAACTTTTGttcttaaaattatgttttcagatgaaatatctgtaaaatatgtaaatataatatttaaaacctGACCTAGGTATTATATAACTTTGagataaatgatgaaataaatgagAACTTAAATGTTCTAAACTCTTTAAGGCCTTCAGGGGATTACAGCttatatatttctctctttttttttttgagacggagtctcgctctgtcgccaggctggagtgcagtggcacgatggcgcaacctcagctaactgcaacctctgcctcccaggttcaagtgattctcctgcttcagtctcccgagtagctgggactacaggcccgcgccaccacgcccagctaatatttgtatttttagtagagatatggttttaccgtgttggccaggatggtcttgatctcctgaattcatgatccacccgcctcggcctcccaaagtgctgggattacaggtgtgaaccaccacactggCCTATAGcttatatatttcttattctttgaaGTACCTAAGAGAGTATCTTATATAtagtaaatgataaatatttgctaaatggaTTAAAACCAggataaccaaaaaaaaaaaaaaaaaaaaaaaggaacgttTTCAAGTAAGAGCTTGGTTACCATGAACAAAATTTTCCTTGTAAAAGGAAAAAGACTGCTAGTATTTTGAGTTTATAAGATATCACTTTACAGCAGCATCAAATGATAGATGGTGGCCGGGTAtaatggttcacgcctgtaatcccaacacttgaggaggccaaggtaggaggactgcttgagaccaggagtttgagactagcctgagcaacgtaataagaccccgtctccacaagaaacaaaatattagctgggcatagtggcatgcacctgtagtctcagctacttggagagCTGAGGCaacatcgcttgaacccaggagttcaaggctgcagtgagccatgagcatgcCACTTCAattcagccagggcaacagagcaaaactctacttaaaaaaaaaaagacaggggaaAAGAGATTCTTGTTTTTAATCAACAGAAGAATTACATTTATCTTTCAAATGTTTTATCAGTATATTTTAACATCTATCCATcatcaaatatttactgttttatgCAGAGGTAACAAGACAGTGTATTTGGTGTCACTGAATTTTGGTAATTGAATATGGTAATTTGGGTTTATTATTGTCTTTCCTCTCAAAGAGACTAATATTAACAAATTTCTGGGAGAGAATGTGCTTGTATGTATATTTACACAACATAGCCCATTGTCTGTGTTTGTGTTGCCTTAGAATAAATAATTCAGGAATAAAATTTGTATTGGTTCTAAATTAATTATTCTTCATCAACTTTTTGACCTTAGAACCAACACAAGTTTTATTCTTGAATCATTCAGGATTTTATCTGAGTATCCGTAGTTAACTCAAGCTGTGCATACCCAGCCTAGAATATGGACCCATCCCAAACAACTGACAAAACACAAATAAGTTAACTACATCACGTCTATTATTATCTTTGTAGGCATTACTCCCACTGCCACAATTACTTTATTTCCAGCGTTAGTTGGTATTTAGTCTTTAGACAGGTTACATATAAAGATACACATATAGTCTATATATGATGTAGATTGCTAATATAACTATTAAATATCAATGCtaatgaaataatgtaaataGCTTCCTAATGAATAATGTGTCTTTCACTAGATTGGGGATGAAACACCAAAATTCAAATTAGTTAAAAGCCCAcgttaaaactaaaaatagtagATATAAAGATGTTCTTATCCATCATAAGTTTTCAGCTCCTAACAGCATAAATCCTATTTATATAAGCTATGTAGTAATAGTCTTTATACAGAATTTAGCTATTTAATGGTAAATGAAGATAACAGAAGTATAAGCAACAAAATTtgtgttgtaaatatttttaaatgaaaaacgcAATGGGGAAATTGTTAAGAAAATTTACAAGGAAATAACTGGATCACAACTTAAACTACCTAATAAAGCTTACTTAcgaatctgatttttaaattagctaTACTTACGCTTGTCTTTCAGTAAATATGACATCCAAACTTTGTGTTTCTCGATCATTCTGAGCTTTAACCTGAATAAAGTTAACACATAAGttagtaagaaataaatattaaaccaaattttttctttgtaggtTATTTTGGCTACTAACTAAATgagaaattattataattatcctAGTGCCACATACAAAgtttaagaagaaaaagtaattGTCTTATTTAACAAAcaatatcagatttttaaaaagtctttttaagAAGCATTGTAATCTTATACCAAAAATATTCATGGTTCTTCAGTGATCTGTCAAACAATTCAATGTAAATCCAATTTATGTAAACAGCATTCAAAGAATGTAttgagtgttcaataaatatttgattagtAATATGTTAAATTTAGAGCCACCACAAGTTTTATCCTGAACCATTCAGGATATTATCTGAGTACACCTAATTAACTCTACCTGTGCATACCCAGCCTAGAAAACGGACCCCCCATCCCAAACAACTGACAAAACACATAAGGTTTTGACTTTTTATACCTGGCATTGAAATAAGATTCTTAATTAGTGAATTCTTTGTGTTCTAAAGCTAAAAGTAACTAAATTATCATGGTTTTAGAACCCTAAATTTAGAAGAGTCATTTTATAAATCCTATGTCTTCACAGAATAGTCTTTACTcatgtaaataaattataaactatataaattataaattataaattatatgttattttcatCCAAATGCTTATAATCAAAATAAGCTAgctattaacatattttattgttttctaccaAATAATCTAAGAACATTGAAtacaaatttgtttttgttttattttagaatcagaggtacatgtgcaggtttgttacatggatatattgtataATGGtaaggtttgggcttctagtgaaccCATCACCTAAATAATGAACACTGTACCCGCTAGGTAATTTTT from Pongo abelii isolate AG06213 chromosome 13, NHGRI_mPonAbe1-v2.0_pri, whole genome shotgun sequence includes these protein-coding regions:
- the LRRC19 gene encoding leucine-rich repeat-containing protein 19 precursor (The RefSeq protein has 1 substitution compared to this genomic sequence) — translated: MKVTGIAILFWPLSMILLSDKIQSSKREVQCNFTEKNYSLIPADIKKDVTILDLSYNQITLNGTDTRVLQTYFLLTELYLIENNVTILHNNGFGKLSSLEILNICRNSIYAIQQGAFLGLNKLKQLYLCQNKIEQLNADVFVPLRNLKLLNLQGNLISYLDVPPLFHLELITLYGNLWNCSCSLSNLQNWLNTSNVTLENENITMCSYPNSLKSYNIKTVPHKAECHSKFPSPVTEDLYIHFQPISNSTFNSSSKNLTRNSEHEPLGKSWAFLVGVVVTVLTTSLLIFIAIKCPIWYNILLSYNHRRLEEHEAETYEDGFTGNPSSLSQIPETNSEETTVIFEQLHSFVVDDDGFIEDKYIDIHELCEEN